The proteins below come from a single Salinilacihabitans rarus genomic window:
- the rimI gene encoding ribosomal protein S18-alanine N-acetyltransferase, with translation MTTDASELGDDELEIRPAERADLLAVVRIERESFTQPWPYDAFEGFLGEPGFLVATDDGRVAGYVVADVTPNYGRDLGHVKDIAVHPARRGAGVGSALLARALAVLAGHGADSVKLEVRESNDAARRLYREFGFAPLRRVPGYYDDGEDAIVMIRDLR, from the coding sequence GTGACAACGGACGCGTCGGAACTCGGGGACGACGAACTCGAGATCCGACCCGCCGAGCGCGCGGACCTGCTCGCGGTCGTCCGCATCGAGCGCGAGTCGTTCACCCAGCCGTGGCCGTACGACGCCTTCGAGGGCTTCCTCGGCGAACCGGGCTTTCTCGTCGCGACCGACGACGGCCGGGTCGCGGGCTACGTCGTGGCCGACGTGACGCCGAACTACGGCCGCGACCTCGGCCACGTCAAGGACATCGCCGTCCACCCGGCGCGTCGCGGCGCGGGCGTCGGGTCGGCGCTGCTCGCGCGTGCGCTCGCGGTGCTCGCCGGCCACGGCGCGGACTCGGTCAAACTCGAAGTACGCGAGTCCAACGACGCCGCCCGGCGGCTCTACCGCGAGTTCGGTTTCGCTCCCCTCCGGCGCGTGCCGGGGTACTACGACGACGGCGAGGACGCCATCGTGATGATTCGCGACCTCCGCTGA
- a CDS encoding DUF5810 domain-containing protein, with protein MGYACPVCDAEQADAVHLANHLAITASLGREDHLAWLDEHAPDWADAGPAELAAVVRERAPEVETPEFESAGGDAPTFEDELARQSRGPGRGAATVDAETERVLEEARELTRRMYEDDGDGTDGEE; from the coding sequence ATGGGGTACGCCTGTCCCGTCTGCGACGCCGAGCAGGCCGACGCCGTCCACCTCGCGAACCACCTCGCGATCACCGCCTCGCTCGGCCGCGAGGACCACCTCGCGTGGCTCGACGAGCACGCGCCGGACTGGGCCGACGCCGGCCCGGCGGAACTCGCCGCGGTCGTCCGCGAGCGTGCGCCCGAGGTCGAGACGCCCGAGTTCGAGTCGGCTGGCGGCGACGCGCCGACCTTCGAGGACGAACTCGCCCGGCAGAGCCGCGGCCCCGGCCGCGGCGCGGCCACGGTCGACGCCGAGACCGAACGCGTCCTCGAAGAGGCCCGAGAGCTGACCCGGCGGATGTACGAGGACGACGGCGACGGGACCGACGGGGAGGAGTGA
- a CDS encoding DUF5809 family protein, which translates to MHTVGTFAPDSVEQARERYEAVGPAAGTVVREAAKAMAFDREEYAERVTDDVVETARDALFAGLLAVDVGSREEYEAWREGYDGEVTEVGSENVDRVAWHAGPDGEAVAATFQNREEAAVATLRRQAFGRLYREHLRPNQ; encoded by the coding sequence ATGCACACGGTGGGGACGTTCGCGCCCGACTCGGTCGAACAGGCCCGCGAGCGCTACGAGGCGGTCGGCCCCGCGGCGGGGACGGTCGTCCGCGAGGCTGCCAAGGCCATGGCGTTCGACCGCGAGGAGTACGCCGAGCGCGTCACCGACGACGTCGTCGAGACCGCCCGCGACGCGCTGTTCGCCGGCCTGCTCGCGGTCGACGTCGGCAGCCGCGAGGAGTACGAGGCCTGGCGCGAGGGCTACGACGGCGAGGTGACCGAGGTCGGCAGCGAGAACGTCGACCGCGTCGCCTGGCACGCCGGCCCCGACGGCGAGGCGGTGGCGGCGACGTTCCAGAACCGAGAGGAGGCGGCCGTGGCGACGCTGCGCCGGCAGGCGTTCGGCCGTCTCTACCGCGAACACCTGCGCCCGAACCAGTAG
- a CDS encoding NUDIX hydrolase: MNDGNGHDEGGDVNGDGWPVLDSETEYETGWYDGGYDLVEQPDGTEKRYYWADLPPAVVIVARVEGAAVESEGERADGDGVLFVEQYRPTVRETHLELPAGIVEEGESYTEAAARELEEETGFRPSSLAVLQKYAVATGVLRHERAIVSAEGLVPGERDLDSNEFLRVRTVPAGEALDRAREGPANDATLGGLLLAKEDGFL, encoded by the coding sequence ATGAACGACGGCAACGGCCACGACGAGGGTGGCGACGTGAACGGGGACGGCTGGCCCGTCCTCGACTCGGAGACGGAGTACGAGACCGGCTGGTACGACGGCGGCTACGACCTCGTCGAACAGCCCGACGGCACCGAGAAGCGCTACTACTGGGCGGACCTGCCGCCGGCGGTGGTGATCGTCGCGCGCGTCGAGGGGGCGGCCGTCGAGAGCGAGGGCGAGCGTGCGGACGGCGACGGCGTCCTCTTCGTCGAGCAGTACCGGCCGACCGTCCGCGAGACCCACCTCGAACTGCCGGCGGGCATCGTCGAGGAGGGCGAGTCCTACACCGAGGCGGCCGCCCGCGAACTGGAGGAGGAGACCGGCTTCCGCCCGTCGAGCCTCGCGGTCCTCCAGAAGTACGCGGTCGCGACGGGCGTGTTGCGCCACGAGCGGGCGATCGTCTCCGCCGAGGGGCTGGTCCCCGGCGAGCGCGACCTCGACTCGAACGAGTTCCTCCGGGTGCGGACCGTGCCGGCCGGCGAGGCGCTCGACCGCGCCCGCGAGGGGCCGGCGAACGACGCGACGCTCGGCGGCCTGTTGCTGGCGAAAGAAGACGGGTTCCTGTAG
- a CDS encoding CbaC protein, producing the protein MELRISKGALLVLVAVSIPFLVEFRTVLAFFGVDLSIPATIGLGALVVAAIVAWAALPALRRNFGKSGLA; encoded by the coding sequence ATGGAGCTTCGGATCTCGAAGGGGGCGTTGCTCGTCCTCGTCGCCGTCTCCATCCCGTTCCTGGTGGAGTTCCGGACGGTGCTTGCGTTCTTCGGGGTCGACCTCTCGATCCCGGCGACGATCGGCCTCGGCGCGCTCGTCGTCGCCGCCATCGTCGCCTGGGCGGCGCTGCCGGCGCTGCGCCGAAATTTCGGCAAGTCGGGCCTCGCGTGA
- a CDS encoding b(o/a)3-type cytochrome-c oxidase subunit 1 translates to MSNVSADATAGAFVDQFPTEARVIRATFWSSFLALSIGALFGLIQVLHRTDVYRFIDSADYYTILTAHGVFLAITFTIFFLTGIFTWAVTTSLDRGVVDPRFTWAWYALMATGTTLAGVTILAGLLDDPPFGLSADVLFTFYAPLEAHPLFYVGLVLFVVGSWLAGVDWFRTWWAWRGDNPGERIPLPAFMVLTTTIMWYIATAGVAVAILAFLLPWSLGLIDSVNPLLTRTLFWYFGHPVVYFWLMPAYLLWYNLLPKLAGGRLFSDPLARAVFVLFLLLSTPVGIHHQYLDPGIAEGFKFIAMTNTMFLLLPSLLTAFTVVASIEHGARQRGGEGYFRWLGALPWRDPAFTGMALAGLMFAAGGFSGMINAGMNINYLIHNSIWVPGHFHLTVGTAVALTFMAATYWFLPQLTGKRVWSRSMGLAQVLLWFVGMTFMSNAMHRAGLLGIPRRTAEPQYSGFEFEAGVGSVAELDAQIALGGTLLFVSAMLFLANVIATTFGGETAHAVDNALPPALSGPDDSPAVLDNLRLWTAIAVVLVVFAYVFPLASIVDSGGLFGPGIDGIKPLTSVALPGGLEAAVESVAEVIA, encoded by the coding sequence ATGAGTAACGTGAGCGCGGACGCGACCGCCGGCGCGTTCGTCGACCAGTTCCCGACGGAGGCGCGGGTCATCCGGGCGACGTTCTGGAGTTCGTTCCTCGCGCTGTCGATCGGCGCCCTCTTCGGGCTGATTCAGGTACTCCACCGCACCGACGTCTACCGATTCATCGACTCGGCGGACTACTACACGATCCTGACGGCCCACGGCGTCTTCCTCGCGATCACGTTCACCATCTTCTTCCTCACCGGCATATTCACGTGGGCGGTGACGACCAGCCTCGACCGCGGAGTCGTCGACCCACGGTTTACCTGGGCGTGGTACGCGCTGATGGCGACCGGGACGACGCTCGCCGGCGTCACCATCCTCGCCGGCCTGCTCGACGACCCGCCGTTCGGGCTGAGCGCCGACGTGCTGTTCACCTTCTACGCGCCGCTCGAGGCCCACCCGCTGTTCTACGTGGGCCTCGTGCTGTTCGTCGTCGGCTCGTGGCTCGCCGGCGTCGACTGGTTCCGCACGTGGTGGGCCTGGCGGGGCGACAACCCCGGCGAGCGCATCCCGCTGCCGGCGTTCATGGTCCTGACGACGACCATCATGTGGTACATCGCCACGGCGGGGGTCGCGGTTGCGATCCTCGCGTTCCTCCTGCCGTGGTCGCTCGGCCTGATCGACAGCGTCAACCCGCTTTTGACCCGGACGCTGTTCTGGTACTTCGGCCACCCGGTCGTCTACTTCTGGCTGATGCCCGCGTACCTGCTGTGGTACAACCTGCTGCCGAAACTGGCCGGCGGCCGCCTGTTCAGCGACCCGCTCGCACGCGCCGTGTTCGTCCTCTTCTTGCTCCTGTCGACGCCGGTGGGCATCCACCACCAGTACCTCGACCCCGGCATCGCCGAGGGCTTCAAGTTCATCGCGATGACGAACACGATGTTCCTGCTGCTGCCGAGCCTGCTGACGGCGTTCACCGTCGTCGCGAGCATCGAACACGGCGCCCGCCAGCGCGGCGGCGAGGGCTACTTCCGCTGGCTCGGCGCGCTCCCGTGGCGCGACCCCGCGTTCACGGGCATGGCGCTGGCCGGCCTGATGTTCGCCGCCGGCGGCTTCTCCGGCATGATCAACGCCGGGATGAACATCAACTACCTCATCCACAACAGCATCTGGGTGCCCGGCCACTTCCACCTCACCGTCGGCACCGCCGTCGCGCTGACGTTCATGGCCGCGACCTACTGGTTCCTCCCCCAGCTTACCGGCAAGCGGGTCTGGAGCCGCTCGATGGGGCTCGCACAGGTCCTCCTCTGGTTCGTCGGCATGACGTTCATGTCCAACGCGATGCACCGCGCCGGCCTGCTCGGCATCCCGCGCCGGACCGCCGAACCCCAGTACAGCGGCTTCGAGTTCGAGGCCGGCGTCGGCTCCGTCGCCGAACTCGACGCCCAGATCGCCCTCGGCGGGACGCTGCTGTTCGTCTCCGCGATGCTGTTCCTCGCGAACGTGATCGCCACGACGTTCGGCGGTGAGACGGCCCACGCCGTCGACAACGCCCTCCCGCCGGCGCTGTCTGGCCCCGACGACTCGCCGGCCGTCCTCGACAACCTGCGCCTCTGGACCGCCATCGCCGTCGTCCTCGTGGTCTTTGCGTACGTCTTCCCGCTCGCGAGCATCGTCGACAGCGGCGGCCTGTTCGGCCCCGGCATCGACGGCATCAAGCCGCTCACGAGCGTCGCGCTCCCCGGCGGCCTCGAAGCCGCCGTCGAGAGCGTCGCCGAGGTGATCGCCTAG
- a CDS encoding cytochrome-ba3 oxidase subunit: MTLVDISPRTVAAVALLALLPVLWYGFGSSLTAGFVSSINVLLIFGSLYLAFSPVADGHDGNGHGGASA; this comes from the coding sequence ATGACTCTCGTGGACATCTCGCCGAGGACGGTCGCCGCGGTCGCGCTACTGGCGTTGCTCCCGGTGCTCTGGTACGGGTTCGGAAGTTCGCTCACCGCGGGGTTCGTCTCGAGTATCAACGTCCTCCTCATCTTCGGTTCCCTCTATCTCGCGTTCAGCCCCGTCGCCGACGGCCACGACGGTAACGGCCACGGCGGCGCGTCGGCGTAG
- a CDS encoding sulfite exporter TauE/SafE family protein, translated as MASSAGFAVTLAQTSDYAAAADRVDLLAFLLVGLFAGAHCLGMCGPLVTTYADRFADGADARRRDALTLHEVRQHGLFNLGRAASYALLGGVFGLLGAGAFASVDAVSAAGDAVRGAVGILVGIAIVLSGLYYLRGRPGVPGHGLPVVGTLFASLSRLVASRVDRLANSPGIVALGAAHGLFPCPIIYPAYLYAFALGDPLRGALSLGVLGVGTIPALFLYGTLLGSIDATTRVRLHRALGVAFLLLGYIPLQHGLMLYGIHLPHPHVPFYQPL; from the coding sequence ATGGCTTCGTCCGCCGGGTTCGCGGTCACGCTCGCGCAGACGTCCGACTACGCCGCGGCCGCCGACCGCGTCGACCTGCTCGCGTTCCTGCTCGTCGGTCTCTTCGCCGGCGCCCACTGTCTCGGGATGTGCGGGCCGCTCGTGACGACGTACGCCGACCGGTTCGCCGACGGCGCCGACGCGCGCCGACGCGACGCGCTGACGCTCCACGAGGTCCGCCAGCACGGGCTGTTCAACCTCGGCCGGGCCGCAAGCTACGCGCTGCTCGGCGGCGTCTTCGGCCTGCTCGGCGCCGGGGCGTTCGCCTCCGTCGACGCGGTCTCGGCCGCCGGCGACGCCGTCCGCGGCGCGGTCGGCATCCTCGTCGGGATCGCCATCGTCCTCAGCGGCCTCTACTACCTCCGGGGCCGGCCGGGGGTCCCCGGCCACGGGCTCCCCGTCGTCGGCACCCTGTTCGCGTCGCTGTCGCGGCTCGTCGCGAGCCGCGTCGACCGGCTGGCGAACTCGCCGGGGATCGTCGCCCTCGGGGCCGCACACGGGCTGTTCCCGTGTCCGATCATCTACCCGGCGTACCTCTACGCGTTCGCCCTCGGCGACCCGCTGCGCGGGGCGCTCTCGCTCGGCGTCCTCGGCGTCGGGACGATCCCCGCGCTGTTCCTCTACGGGACGCTGCTGGGCTCGATCGACGCGACGACCCGCGTCCGCCTCCACCGGGCGCTCGGCGTCGCGTTCCTCCTGCTCGGGTACATCCCGCTCCAGCACGGACTGATGCTCTACGGGATCCACCTGCCACACCCGCACGTCCCGTTCTACCAGCCGCTGTGA
- a CDS encoding heavy metal translocating P-type ATPase, which translates to MSRNRPAHDAPAREDSGADAPDECTLCGLPTPDDPITDPDVDGTFCCRGCLEVRRALGEVDDARAGAVEDALADEGPDVADVEGEEAFLAVDGMHCATCEAFIEGRATATDGVRAAEASYATDAVRLVYDPDVVDEDDLPGVLSGLGYEARTRGEGGDEGDDDALVKFLIGGGLFGMMVMVWYVLFLYPTYFGYDPVVDLGGFDGTYVFANVWLLTSFVLFYTGYPILRGAYVSLRAGLPNMDLLVSVAAVSAYVYSTLAMVLSRTDLYFDVTVAIVLVVTAGTYYEGLVKRRAAGLLSDLAERQVDEARRADDGEVVPLEAVGPGEALLVRPGERVPLDGTVREGSAAVDESLVTGESLPVEKVPGDPVRGGTVVTDAPLVVEVGADAESTLDRLVELLWSIQSSRPGAQRLADRLATIFVPLVFVLAAAAAGWLLATGAAPSRALLVALTVLIVSCPCALGLATPLAIASGVRSAAERGIVVAAEAIFESAPEVDVVVLDKTGTLTEGSMTVEGVRAPEADPDRVLRRAAAVERLSEHPVGVAVAEAVEGDLDDVAVEGFERTNRGVAGVVDDGGDEGTRVVVGHPDLLAERGLAIPAALEEPIERARGDGDVPVVVGWAGRARGVVVVGDSPREEWREAVETLSEGREVVVLTGDEGAAADRFREVDAVDEVFAGVPPEAKAETVRRLRSKGTVAMVGDGSNDAPALAAADVGIALGGGTTLAIDAADAVIVGDDLGAVAETFAIARGTNRRIRQNLGWAFCYNAIAIPIALAGLLNPLFAAVAMASSSVLVVLNSARSIGPGGRD; encoded by the coding sequence ATGAGCCGAAACCGCCCCGCCCACGACGCGCCCGCCCGCGAGGACAGCGGCGCCGACGCCCCCGACGAGTGTACGCTCTGTGGCCTGCCGACGCCGGACGACCCGATCACCGACCCCGACGTCGACGGGACGTTCTGCTGCCGGGGCTGTCTCGAGGTCCGGCGCGCGCTCGGCGAGGTCGACGACGCGCGGGCCGGCGCCGTCGAGGACGCCCTGGCGGACGAGGGGCCGGACGTGGCCGACGTCGAGGGCGAGGAGGCGTTCCTCGCGGTCGACGGGATGCACTGTGCGACCTGCGAGGCGTTCATCGAGGGGCGGGCGACCGCGACCGACGGCGTCCGCGCGGCGGAGGCGAGTTACGCCACCGACGCGGTCCGCCTCGTCTACGACCCCGACGTCGTCGACGAGGACGACCTCCCCGGCGTCCTCTCGGGGCTGGGCTACGAGGCCCGGACGCGCGGCGAGGGCGGCGACGAGGGCGACGACGACGCCCTCGTGAAGTTCCTGATCGGCGGCGGCCTGTTCGGGATGATGGTGATGGTGTGGTACGTCCTCTTTCTGTACCCGACGTACTTCGGCTACGACCCGGTCGTCGACCTCGGCGGGTTCGACGGCACCTACGTCTTCGCGAACGTCTGGCTGCTGACCTCGTTCGTCCTCTTTTACACCGGCTACCCGATCCTCCGGGGGGCGTACGTGAGCCTCCGGGCCGGGCTGCCGAACATGGACCTGCTGGTGTCGGTCGCCGCGGTCTCGGCGTACGTCTACAGCACGCTGGCGATGGTGCTGTCGCGGACGGACCTCTACTTCGACGTCACGGTCGCCATCGTCCTCGTCGTCACCGCGGGTACCTACTACGAGGGGCTGGTCAAACGCCGCGCGGCTGGCCTGCTGTCGGACCTCGCGGAGCGACAGGTCGACGAGGCTCGCCGGGCCGACGACGGCGAGGTCGTCCCGCTCGAGGCGGTCGGCCCCGGCGAGGCGCTGCTCGTCCGCCCCGGGGAGCGGGTTCCCCTCGACGGGACGGTCCGCGAGGGGTCGGCCGCGGTCGACGAGTCGCTCGTCACCGGCGAGTCGCTGCCCGTCGAGAAGGTCCCCGGCGACCCCGTCCGCGGCGGGACGGTCGTGACCGACGCGCCGCTGGTCGTCGAGGTCGGCGCGGACGCCGAGAGCACGCTCGACCGCCTCGTCGAACTGCTCTGGTCGATCCAGAGTTCCCGCCCGGGGGCCCAGCGGCTGGCGGATCGGCTGGCGACGATCTTCGTCCCGCTCGTGTTCGTCCTCGCGGCGGCCGCCGCGGGCTGGCTGCTCGCGACCGGCGCGGCCCCGTCGCGGGCGCTGCTGGTCGCCCTGACGGTCCTGATCGTCTCCTGTCCGTGCGCGCTGGGGCTCGCGACGCCGCTGGCGATCGCCTCGGGGGTGCGCTCGGCGGCCGAGCGGGGGATCGTCGTCGCCGCGGAGGCGATCTTCGAGTCGGCCCCCGAGGTCGACGTCGTCGTCCTCGACAAGACCGGGACGCTCACGGAGGGCTCGATGACCGTCGAGGGCGTCCGCGCCCCCGAGGCGGACCCCGACCGCGTCCTCCGGCGGGCCGCGGCCGTCGAGCGCCTCTCCGAGCACCCCGTCGGGGTCGCGGTCGCCGAGGCGGTCGAGGGGGACCTCGACGACGTCGCCGTCGAGGGGTTCGAGCGGACGAACCGCGGCGTGGCCGGGGTCGTCGACGATGGCGGCGACGAGGGAACCCGCGTCGTCGTCGGCCACCCGGACCTCCTCGCCGAGCGGGGGCTGGCGATCCCGGCCGCCCTGGAGGAACCGATCGAGCGCGCCCGCGGGGACGGCGACGTCCCCGTCGTCGTCGGCTGGGCGGGCCGGGCCCGCGGCGTGGTCGTCGTCGGCGACAGCCCCCGCGAGGAGTGGCGCGAGGCCGTCGAGACGCTCTCGGAGGGCCGCGAGGTCGTCGTCCTCACCGGCGACGAGGGCGCGGCGGCGGATCGCTTCCGCGAGGTCGACGCCGTCGACGAAGTGTTCGCGGGGGTCCCCCCGGAGGCGAAGGCGGAGACGGTGCGACGGCTCCGCTCGAAGGGCACCGTCGCGATGGTCGGCGACGGGAGCAACGACGCGCCCGCGCTCGCGGCCGCGGACGTGGGCATCGCCCTCGGCGGCGGAACGACGCTCGCGATCGACGCCGCCGACGCGGTGATCGTCGGGGACGACCTCGGCGCCGTCGCCGAGACGTTCGCGATCGCCCGCGGGACGAATCGGCGCATCCGCCAGAACCTCGGCTGGGCGTTCTGTTACAACGCGATCGCGATCCCGATCGCGCTCGCGGGCCTGCTGAACCCGCTGTTCGCCGCCGTCGCCATGGCCTCCAGCAGCGTCCTCGTCGTCCTCAACTCCGCGCGCTCGATCGGCCCGGGCGGCCGCGACTGA
- a CDS encoding flavodoxin domain-containing protein, translating into MLSFLVLYGTGEGQTARVAARVGDALVERGHDATVVDADAVPPGLSVDDFDAVLVGASVHGGKHQPSVREFVASARDALAAKPTAFFQVSLSSADERGEAQAAGYVEEFVADTGWNPDRIGLFGGALRYSKYGFLKRLLMRRIARRAVPEMPDPEPSGDVEFTDWDEVEAFAADVAAFVEGRLGVAPPDAAGNDRNAPPSSADDVRERHDRSG; encoded by the coding sequence ATGCTATCGTTCCTCGTACTCTACGGAACCGGGGAGGGACAGACCGCGAGGGTCGCCGCCCGCGTCGGCGACGCGCTCGTCGAACGGGGACACGACGCGACGGTCGTGGACGCGGACGCGGTCCCGCCGGGGCTCTCCGTCGACGACTTCGACGCGGTCCTCGTCGGCGCGTCCGTCCACGGCGGCAAACACCAGCCGTCGGTCCGCGAGTTCGTCGCGTCCGCCCGCGACGCGCTGGCGGCGAAACCGACGGCCTTCTTCCAGGTGTCGCTGTCGTCGGCCGACGAGCGGGGCGAGGCCCAGGCGGCGGGGTACGTCGAGGAGTTCGTCGCGGACACCGGCTGGAACCCCGACCGGATCGGGCTGTTCGGCGGCGCGCTCCGGTACTCGAAGTACGGGTTCCTGAAGCGGCTGCTGATGCGACGGATCGCCAGGCGGGCCGTGCCCGAGATGCCCGACCCGGAGCCGTCCGGGGACGTCGAGTTCACCGACTGGGACGAGGTCGAGGCGTTCGCCGCCGACGTCGCCGCGTTCGTCGAGGGGCGACTCGGCGTCGCGCCGCCCGACGCCGCCGGGAACGACCGGAACGCACCCCCTTCGTCGGCCGACGACGTTCGTGAGCGCCATGACCGATCCGGGTGA
- a CDS encoding 2-oxo acid dehydrogenase subunit E2, with protein MTDPGDATEPFPRRRRGTVDAMRAAGRRSDVHGLVEFDVTEARRRVRDRAERTGEDRSFTAFLVFCLARALDDHPDLNAYRDWRGRIVRFDDVDVMVVVEVDLDGTRIGVPHVVRAANRRSLRSIHDEIRTAQTDPAERRLPGPASLALRLPGPVRRLFFRLPRWFPRRWKRVAGTVAVTSVGMFGTGGGWGITPTNYTLQLTVGGIDRKPGVVDGEIEPREYLSVTATFDHDVVDGAPAARFLERLRELVEGADGL; from the coding sequence ATGACCGATCCGGGTGACGCGACCGAGCCGTTCCCGAGACGGCGGCGGGGGACGGTCGACGCGATGCGCGCGGCCGGCCGGCGAAGCGACGTCCACGGCCTCGTCGAGTTCGACGTCACCGAGGCCAGACGGCGGGTTCGCGACCGGGCGGAGCGGACGGGCGAGGACCGCTCGTTCACCGCGTTTCTCGTGTTCTGTCTGGCCCGGGCGCTCGACGATCACCCCGACCTCAACGCCTACCGGGACTGGCGGGGGCGGATCGTCCGCTTCGACGACGTCGACGTGATGGTCGTCGTCGAGGTCGACCTCGACGGGACCCGGATCGGCGTCCCACACGTCGTCCGAGCGGCCAACCGGCGGTCGCTCCGGTCGATCCACGACGAGATCCGGACGGCCCAGACCGACCCGGCCGAACGCCGCCTGCCGGGGCCGGCCTCGCTGGCCCTCCGCCTCCCCGGGCCCGTCCGGCGGCTGTTCTTCCGGCTCCCGCGGTGGTTCCCCCGGCGCTGGAAGCGGGTCGCCGGCACGGTCGCCGTGACGTCCGTCGGGATGTTCGGCACCGGCGGCGGGTGGGGGATCACCCCGACGAACTACACGCTCCAGCTCACGGTCGGCGGCATCGACCGGAAACCGGGGGTCGTCGACGGCGAGATCGAACCCCGGGAGTACCTCTCCGTCACGGCGACGTTCGACCACGACGTCGTCGACGGCGCGCCCGCGGCGCGGTTTCTGGAACGGCTGCGGGAACTCGTCGAAGGGGCCGACGGGCTGTGA
- a CDS encoding pyridoxal phosphate-dependent decarboxylase family protein, whose product MTTRDGPPAGDLDPDEFRELGYRTVDLIAEYYERIEDRPVYVQADPGRVAAAFDEPLPESGEDPDAILDAVEERVIPYATHNPSPRFFGFVMGSGTPLAPLADAIAATVNMNVGGWHPAPSGTEVERRCIRWLAEAIGYPPDTGGLLTSGGTMANVTAILSALRDRTDHETAGPGLQGNDRPRYTLYVADHECHTSVVRAADMLNLGRDAVRRVPSHEDFTMDVAALERLLEDDRARGDEPFCVVGQAGSINVSAIDPLDDVADVCAERDLWFHVDGACGAVGAMVPEFESRYEGMERADSVTLDPHKWLFVPYECGGVLVRDRDVLARTFAMDASYLRGSIAETPEEFDYYEFGPQMSRGFRALKLWTSLKHYGLDGYRDLLRNGVACAERLDALVRSHDDFVAVQEPNLFIYSFRYVPADLQEVLADPPAVPLTRVHRYLDELNQEIADEVVQSGRAFLTTTAIRSRRALRMSICSHRTTASDIETVFDALAETGARVDEEWRERASLPV is encoded by the coding sequence ATGACCACTCGAGACGGCCCGCCGGCGGGCGATCTCGATCCCGACGAGTTCCGGGAACTCGGGTACCGAACCGTCGATCTGATCGCCGAGTACTACGAGCGAATCGAAGACCGGCCCGTCTACGTCCAGGCCGACCCCGGGCGCGTCGCCGCGGCGTTCGACGAACCCCTCCCCGAGAGCGGTGAGGACCCGGACGCGATCCTCGACGCCGTCGAAGAGCGCGTCATCCCGTACGCGACCCACAATCCGTCGCCGCGGTTTTTCGGCTTCGTGATGGGGTCGGGAACGCCGCTCGCCCCGCTGGCCGACGCCATCGCGGCGACCGTGAACATGAACGTGGGCGGGTGGCACCCGGCGCCCTCCGGGACGGAAGTCGAACGCCGCTGTATCCGGTGGTTGGCCGAGGCGATCGGGTACCCGCCCGACACCGGCGGGCTGCTGACCAGCGGGGGGACGATGGCCAACGTCACCGCCATCCTGTCCGCGCTCCGCGACCGGACCGACCACGAGACGGCCGGCCCCGGGTTACAGGGGAACGACCGGCCCCGATACACGCTCTACGTGGCCGACCACGAGTGCCACACCAGCGTCGTCCGAGCCGCGGACATGCTCAACCTCGGGCGCGATGCGGTCCGGCGAGTGCCCAGCCACGAGGACTTCACGATGGACGTCGCCGCCCTAGAGCGGCTGCTCGAAGACGACCGAGCGCGCGGCGACGAGCCGTTCTGCGTCGTCGGACAGGCGGGCTCGATCAACGTGAGCGCGATCGATCCCTTGGACGACGTCGCGGACGTCTGTGCCGAGCGCGACCTCTGGTTTCACGTCGACGGCGCCTGCGGGGCGGTGGGGGCGATGGTCCCGGAGTTCGAATCCCGCTACGAGGGGATGGAGCGCGCGGACTCCGTGACGCTCGATCCGCACAAGTGGCTGTTCGTTCCCTACGAGTGCGGCGGGGTTCTCGTCCGCGATCGGGACGTCCTGGCGAGGACGTTCGCAATGGACGCGTCGTACCTCCGGGGGTCGATCGCGGAGACGCCGGAGGAGTTCGACTACTACGAGTTCGGGCCGCAGATGTCCCGCGGGTTCCGGGCGCTGAAGCTCTGGACGAGCCTGAAACACTACGGGCTGGATGGGTATCGGGATCTGCTTCGGAACGGCGTCGCCTGTGCGGAGCGGTTAGACGCCCTCGTCCGTTCGCACGACGATTTCGTGGCGGTCCAGGAGCCGAACCTGTTCATCTACTCGTTCCGGTACGTGCCGGCGGACCTCCAGGAAGTCCTCGCCGATCCGCCCGCGGTCCCGCTGACGCGGGTCCACCGGTATCTGGACGAACTCAACCAGGAGATCGCGGACGAAGTCGTGCAGAGCGGACGCGCGTTTCTCACGACCACGGCCATCCGCTCGCGGCGCGCCCTTCGGATGTCCATCTGCAGCCACCGGACGACCGCGTCGGACATCGAGACCGTGTTCGACGCCCTCGCGGAGACGGGTGCGCGGGTGGACGAGGAGTGGCGCGAGCGCGCGAGCCTCCCCGTATAG